A portion of the Bufo gargarizans isolate SCDJY-AF-19 chromosome 7, ASM1485885v1, whole genome shotgun sequence genome contains these proteins:
- the LOC122944020 gene encoding G-protein coupled receptor 54-like: MALGEGMVNEMLNLSWEFINGSILWNGSKTNESLLNRTETGPPPFLTDAWLVPLFFALIMLVGLIGNSLVIYVISKHRQMRTATNFYIANLASTDIMFLVCCVPFTATLYPLPSWVFGDFMCKFVAYLQQVTVQATCITLTAMSADRCYATLYPLRSLRHRTPRVAMVVSICIWIGSLLLSTPIIPYQKIQNGYWYGPRTYCIEQFPSDTLKKACILYQFLAVYLLPLLTICLCYSLMLKRVGQPVVEPMDNNYQVQLLSERTIAMRSKISRMVIVIVLLFTICWGPIQLFSLFQGFYPGFQANYATYKIKTWANCMSYANSSINPIVYGFMGASFRKSFKKAFPFMFRNKVRDGSITSGTAHNEMKFVAMESTNQELK; this comes from the exons atggcactgggggaagggATGGTGAATGAGATGTTGAACCTTTCATGGGAGTTCATTAATGGCAGCATCTTGTGGAATGGAAGCAAAACCAACGAGTCCCTTTTGAACCGGACTGAGACCGGACCACCGCCATTCCTGACGGATGCATGGCTGGTGCCTCTGTTCTTTGCCCTCATCATGTTAGTCGGATTGATCGGAAATTCTCTTGTCATTTATGTCATTTCCAAGCACAGGCAAATGAGAACGGCCACCAACTTCTATATAG CGAACCTGGCCTCCACTGACATCATGTTCCTGGTGTGCTGCGTGCCCTTCACTGCCACGCTTTACCCTCTGCCCAGCTGGGTGTTTGGAGACTTCATGTGCAAGTTTGTGGCATACCTCCAGCAG GTCACCGTCCAGGCCACGTGCATCACCCTGACAGCGATGAGTGCGGACCGCTGCTACGCCACATTGTATCCACTGAGGTCACTGAGGCACCGAACCCCCAGAGTGGCCATGGTTGTCAGCATCTGTATCTGGATAG GGTCCCTGCTGCTGTCTACTCCCATCATCCCTTACCAGAAGATACAGAACGGTTACTGGTACGGCCCCAGGACCTACTGCATAGAGCAGTTTCCATCAGACACTCTGAAGAAAGCTTGTATCCTCTACCAGTTCCTTGCTGTCTACCTTCTGCCATTGCTGACCATCTGCCTGTGCTACTCACTGATGCTGAAGAGGGTCGGACAACCAGTGGTGGAGCCCATGGACAACAACTACCAG GTGCAGCTGCTCTCTGAGAGAACCATTGCCATGAGGAGCAAAATATCCAGAATGGTGATAGTAATTGTACTTCTCTTCACTATCTGCTGGGGCCCCATCCagctctttagcctcttccaaGGATTCTACCCAGGCTTTCAAGCCAACTACGCCACCTACAAAATCAAAACGTGGGCCAATTGTATGTCCTATGCCAACTCGTCCATCAACCCCATCGTCTACGGGTTCATGGGCGCCAGCTTCAGGAAGTCTTTCAAGAAAGCTTTCCCCTTCATGTTTCGGAATAAGGTGAGGGATGGGAGCATCACCTCCGGGACTGCCCACAACGAAATGAAATTTGTGGCTATGGAGTCGACCAACCAGGAGTtgaagtga